Proteins found in one Brachyspira murdochii DSM 12563 genomic segment:
- a CDS encoding NADH:flavin oxidoreductase/NADH oxidase, with the protein MKPEKSNLFTPLKIGNLEIKNRVVMPPMCMYSAEDGYVNDWHIQHYSTRAIGGTGLIIVEATGVFSTASYITDNDLGIWDDKYIDGLSKLVKAIKDNGATAAIQINHAGRKCDSLKVDKIYAPSAIAFSDQFKTPVEMTKDDINEVVDAFVKAFVRAKKAGFDMVEVHAAHGYLVSTFLSPLSNKRTDEYGKNRAKILEEILRKGKEAVGKDYPIQIRISSYDWKEGGNTVKDFVDMLKPLEEQGLFDSINVSTGAVTADGKIIPYEGYQIPFCRELKQYMKVPCIGGGLLTDAKMANMIVRNGAADAVYIGREILRNPYWALQAARTLGIDVPFPKQYEMAKR; encoded by the coding sequence ATGAAACCAGAAAAAAGTAATCTTTTTACACCTTTAAAAATAGGTAATCTTGAAATAAAGAACCGTGTAGTAATGCCTCCAATGTGTATGTACAGTGCAGAAGACGGATACGTTAACGATTGGCATATTCAGCATTATTCTACAAGGGCTATAGGCGGAACAGGACTTATTATTGTTGAAGCTACAGGAGTGTTTTCCACTGCGAGCTATATTACTGACAATGATTTAGGCATTTGGGACGATAAATATATTGACGGTTTAAGCAAACTTGTTAAAGCTATTAAAGATAATGGAGCTACTGCTGCAATACAGATTAATCATGCTGGAAGAAAATGTGATTCTTTGAAAGTTGATAAAATATATGCTCCTAGTGCTATAGCATTTAGCGATCAATTTAAAACACCTGTTGAAATGACTAAAGATGATATTAATGAAGTTGTTGATGCATTTGTTAAAGCATTCGTAAGAGCTAAAAAAGCTGGTTTTGATATGGTTGAAGTTCATGCTGCTCATGGTTATTTAGTTTCTACTTTCTTATCGCCATTATCAAATAAAAGAACTGATGAATACGGAAAAAACAGAGCTAAAATTTTAGAAGAGATTTTAAGAAAAGGAAAAGAAGCTGTAGGAAAAGATTATCCTATACAAATAAGAATATCTTCTTATGACTGGAAAGAAGGCGGAAACACAGTAAAAGATTTTGTTGATATGTTAAAACCATTAGAAGAACAAGGATTATTTGATTCTATCAATGTTAGTACAGGAGCTGTTACTGCTGACGGTAAAATCATACCTTATGAAGGCTATCAAATACCTTTCTGCAGAGAGTTAAAACAATATATGAAAGTTCCTTGTATAGGCGGAGGACTTCTAACTGATGCTAAAATGGCTAATATGATAGTAAGAAACGGTGCTGCTGATGCTGTATATATTGGAAGAGAGATTTTAAGAAATCCTTACTGGGCATTACAGGCTGCTAGAACTTTAGGTATTGATGTTCCATTCCCTAAACAATATGAAATGGCTAAAAGATAA
- the rarD gene encoding EamA family transporter RarD, which translates to MSKNKSILIAASAYIIWGLLPVYWKAVQNFDSAFVLGIRVITTFIFTLIIIIYKRASLYRGIKPLISIIIAGIFLGINWYLYIYTVNSGHVLEAGLAYYIAPILSILTGIIFFKEKKTLLEYAAIILMFIGMIYQTITLGRPPIMAFFIGLTFSIYGVFKKITVYSGWESLFLETAAILIPSIILSKMYFPSSPQSVSSWVTLMFAGIATGIPLYLYAKAAKGLDVSTLGFLQFLLPLIATLLAIFVYKEEVNVNRAVTLIIIIIAAVLYTISIFKNSSNKDKI; encoded by the coding sequence ATGTCTAAAAATAAATCAATACTCATTGCAGCATCAGCTTATATAATTTGGGGACTTCTTCCAGTATATTGGAAAGCAGTTCAGAATTTTGATTCAGCATTTGTTTTGGGTATTCGTGTTATAACTACTTTTATATTTACTTTGATAATAATTATTTATAAGAGAGCAAGTCTTTACAGAGGTATAAAACCTTTAATATCAATAATAATAGCAGGTATTTTCTTGGGTATTAATTGGTATTTATATATTTATACTGTGAACTCAGGTCATGTTCTTGAGGCTGGACTTGCATATTATATAGCACCTATTTTAAGTATACTTACTGGAATAATATTTTTTAAAGAGAAAAAAACATTATTAGAATATGCCGCTATAATTTTGATGTTTATAGGTATGATTTATCAAACTATTACATTAGGAAGACCTCCTATAATGGCATTTTTTATAGGGCTTACTTTTTCTATATACGGCGTATTCAAAAAAATTACAGTATATTCTGGCTGGGAAAGTTTGTTTTTAGAGACGGCTGCTATACTTATTCCTTCAATAATATTAAGCAAAATGTATTTTCCTTCTTCGCCTCAGTCGGTTTCTTCTTGGGTAACTTTGATGTTTGCAGGTATTGCTACTGGTATACCTCTTTATTTGTATGCCAAGGCAGCTAAAGGTCTTGATGTTTCTACTCTTGGATTTTTACAGTTTTTACTTCCTTTAATTGCTACTTTGCTTGCTATTTTTGTATATAAAGAAGAAGTTAATGTAAATAGGGCAGTTACGCTCATTATTATAATAATTGCTGCTGTACTTTATACAATATCAATATTTAAAAATTCTAGCAATAAAGATAAAATATAA
- a CDS encoding tetratricopeptide repeat protein yields the protein MRKEHSITTRLILNFLIMSIIGIAVILIIYVLYSRGEGRDYSLFTYMLISLIFYKTYMPYIISLSVYSAFFKAKYLYQENISKVIAAPITAIIVLVIFYTLYDYSFVDSFISLVKEHNASRDTMIYYEYGLKLKNEAYEKAKTELINGNLESATYFAEEALFYDKNDGNVLLLIKSIQEEKRKEHEKLHQLEISNINNLLRLGTREFSYSNYYEASKYFNQVIALDRYNPLALYYINKISIANNQKPKYVSTTTEEASVYGRLSDVITLYENGRLWDAYDGISKLYMEAPNIAEVDNYYSIIRDSISRYDFFIREAKEIRNAYINNPDILQYTSALNHNGINLMLDKNTLLSSSSSSVFKNSFYIFDVSLIKLDDELKIVSCDNYLYGKIADEFKSTNNNKNIILKARFDTNKNDYIYSDTNSLIIPISISYSTLDIIKNYTSLELKYINLSDLFTLRKEIKRFGYSDKEINLELITKNIEPITYLLLFLIIAYYSFRYRLSMSPSATFHIYNRVTGVVGTILLALVYKVIVSYIAMLLVMVSEITLSVIIIVVSAFILILIVIFQMARIPRDVR from the coding sequence ATGAGAAAAGAACATAGCATTACTACTAGACTTATATTAAATTTTTTAATAATGAGTATTATAGGTATAGCTGTTATATTAATAATATATGTTTTGTATTCCAGAGGCGAAGGCAGAGATTATTCTTTATTTACATATATGTTAATAAGTTTAATATTCTATAAAACTTATATGCCCTATATAATATCTTTATCTGTATATTCTGCTTTCTTTAAGGCTAAATATCTATATCAGGAAAATATATCAAAAGTCATAGCGGCACCTATAACAGCAATTATAGTTTTAGTTATATTTTATACATTATATGACTATTCTTTTGTTGATTCTTTTATTTCTCTTGTGAAGGAACATAATGCTTCTAGAGATACAATGATTTATTATGAATACGGCTTGAAGCTAAAAAATGAAGCATATGAAAAAGCTAAAACAGAACTTATTAACGGCAATTTAGAATCTGCCACTTATTTTGCTGAAGAGGCATTATTTTATGATAAAAATGACGGTAATGTGCTGCTTCTAATAAAAAGCATACAGGAAGAAAAAAGAAAAGAGCATGAAAAACTTCATCAATTGGAAATAAGTAATATTAATAATTTATTAAGACTTGGTACTAGAGAGTTTAGCTATTCAAATTATTATGAAGCCTCTAAATATTTTAATCAGGTTATTGCTTTAGACAGATATAATCCTTTAGCTTTATATTATATAAATAAAATCAGCATTGCAAATAATCAAAAGCCAAAGTATGTAAGCACTACAACAGAAGAGGCATCAGTATACGGAAGATTGTCAGATGTTATTACACTTTATGAAAATGGAAGATTATGGGACGCTTATGATGGAATTTCTAAATTATATATGGAAGCTCCAAATATAGCAGAAGTTGATAATTATTATTCTATTATCAGAGATTCTATAAGCCGATATGATTTCTTTATTAGAGAAGCCAAAGAAATAAGAAATGCTTATATTAATAATCCGGACATACTGCAGTACACATCAGCATTAAATCATAATGGAATAAATTTAATGCTTGATAAAAATACATTGCTTTCATCTTCAAGCAGTTCTGTGTTTAAAAATAGTTTTTATATATTTGATGTATCACTTATCAAACTTGATGATGAATTAAAAATTGTAAGCTGCGATAATTATTTATATGGAAAAATAGCTGATGAATTTAAATCTACAAATAATAATAAAAATATTATATTGAAGGCACGTTTTGATACAAATAAAAATGATTATATCTATAGTGATACCAACAGTTTAATTATTCCTATTTCTATATCATACAGTACTTTAGATATTATTAAAAATTATACTTCTTTGGAATTAAAATATATTAATCTATCAGATTTATTTACATTAAGAAAAGAAATTAAAAGATTTGGATACTCAGATAAAGAGATTAACCTTGAATTAATAACTAAAAATATAGAACCCATTACATATCTGTTATTATTCCTTATAATAGCATATTATTCATTTAGATATAGGCTTTCTATGTCTCCTTCAGCTACTTTTCACATATATAATAGAGTTACAGGAGTAGTTGGAACTATATTGCTTGCTTTGGTATATAAGGTAATAGTCAGTTATATTGCTATGCTTCTTGTGATGGTTTCTGAGATTACTCTTAGTGTTATCATTATTGTAGTGTCAGCTTTTATTTTGATATTGATTGTAATATTCCAAATGGCTAGAATTCCGAGAGATGTTAGATAA
- a CDS encoding ankyrin repeat domain-containing protein has translation MIKNGFLFIILLFTISFNIFALTQKEEEFFNAVKENKYESQLKNLLRYKIDLNATNEMGLTPLLYAIECGNERAVRVLLEYSEVNIEYKLPDDFADYPYINRYEGDSFNIGGATPLMFAIFKGNSRIVKQLIDKNANVKAKDNEGTSVFLYACGFGDGNIIRMLLVKDRTLVNDKTLNSNINGLHYAASLNNLETINFLIKNVDMNINDRDLNGCTALYYAAYHGKREAYNLLIKLGANKDIGDNYGVKPEYILSGGSSAVDLGTDNNEENNNSFTNTYEENMYIIRTIQESDTNALRNIMMYSNFNMNSVIIAYETPLTYAIHLGKDDMVNELLKYRIDNTNIINIETSFIPRDDLYFNESRAEFTGYVYLYNASPLQYSIFKGNTNIINTLLKLGADINRKDSLGNNALMYAASYGSAEVIDTLLNYSSNSYRVVDIYGDTPLHNAALLGNTNTLTALMNRTPININVQNIDGNTPLHLAVKNHNTNTYRFLLLKGADYTIKNYDGKTASDLLYGDGVESIESIISNNINTNNISTNNVYYSNFYTNEKLNDAKSNNDLYGNTNLNNIDNTNNNILTNSYNNMPYNNTFDEVKAVPANIFSDDLIYEYSDDKTIDDKNDDDYVEPDADDDYSHIYEASKPLFDAIYNGNIEDMLKAISNGIDINSRNEEGFTPLLYAINYDKLEAIKALLSYSNIIDIEMPLNNYTNIYSVKGKNFSGEVLFNGTTPLQYAVYKGNTNAVNLLIENGADTKKKDYNGYCSLFYASAFSDANMIHFLLTKDPSLTREKSLSGRTVMHFSALYGNDEAISYYLSNTFLSINAKDNEGNTPLHCACEKGYSSTINLLVQRGAKTDMRNNEGLTPADIAG, from the coding sequence ATGATTAAAAACGGATTTTTATTTATTATATTACTTTTTACTATTAGTTTTAATATATTTGCATTAACTCAAAAAGAAGAGGAGTTTTTTAATGCTGTAAAAGAAAATAAATATGAATCACAATTAAAAAATCTTTTAAGATATAAGATTGATTTAAATGCTACAAATGAAATGGGATTAACTCCGCTTTTGTATGCTATTGAATGCGGTAATGAAAGAGCTGTAAGAGTATTGCTTGAGTACAGCGAAGTTAATATTGAGTATAAACTTCCAGACGATTTTGCAGATTATCCGTACATAAATAGATATGAAGGTGATAGCTTTAATATAGGAGGAGCTACTCCTTTAATGTTTGCTATATTTAAAGGAAATTCGAGAATAGTTAAACAGCTAATTGATAAAAATGCTAATGTTAAGGCTAAAGATAATGAAGGAACTTCTGTATTTTTATATGCATGCGGTTTTGGAGACGGAAATATTATAAGAATGCTTCTTGTAAAAGACAGAACTTTAGTAAACGATAAAACTCTTAATAGTAATATTAACGGGCTTCATTATGCTGCATCTCTCAATAATTTAGAGACTATTAATTTTTTAATTAAAAATGTTGATATGAATATTAATGACAGAGATTTAAACGGATGTACTGCTTTGTATTATGCTGCTTACCATGGAAAAAGAGAGGCATATAATCTTCTTATTAAACTTGGTGCTAATAAAGATATAGGAGATAATTATGGAGTAAAGCCTGAATATATTTTATCTGGAGGAAGCTCTGCTGTTGATTTAGGTACTGATAACAATGAAGAAAATAATAATTCATTTACAAATACTTATGAAGAAAATATGTATATTATTAGAACTATTCAGGAATCAGATACTAATGCTTTAAGAAATATAATGATGTATTCTAATTTTAATATGAACTCTGTAATTATAGCTTATGAAACTCCTCTTACTTATGCTATACATCTTGGCAAAGATGATATGGTTAATGAACTTTTAAAATATAGAATTGATAATACAAATATTATTAATATAGAAACTAGTTTTATACCAAGAGATGATTTATATTTTAATGAAAGCAGAGCAGAGTTTACAGGGTATGTATATTTGTATAATGCAAGCCCTTTGCAGTATTCTATATTTAAAGGTAATACTAATATTATAAATACTCTTTTAAAGCTTGGTGCCGATATAAACAGAAAAGACAGTTTAGGAAATAATGCTTTAATGTATGCAGCAAGTTATGGAAGTGCAGAAGTTATTGATACGCTTCTAAATTACAGCAGCAATTCTTACAGAGTTGTTGATATATATGGTGATACTCCTTTACATAATGCAGCATTATTAGGAAATACTAATACTTTGACGGCCCTTATGAATAGAACTCCTATAAATATAAATGTACAAAATATTGATGGTAATACTCCTTTGCATTTGGCTGTAAAAAATCATAATACTAATACATACAGATTTTTACTATTAAAAGGTGCTGATTATACTATAAAAAATTATGATGGAAAAACTGCTTCTGATTTACTTTATGGTGATGGTGTTGAAAGTATAGAAAGTATTATTAGTAATAATATAAATACAAATAATATTAGTACAAATAATGTTTATTATAGTAATTTTTATACTAATGAAAAATTAAATGATGCTAAATCAAATAATGATTTATATGGTAATACCAATTTAAATAATATAGATAATACAAATAATAATATATTAACTAATTCATATAATAATATGCCCTACAATAATACATTTGATGAAGTTAAAGCAGTACCAGCTAATATTTTTTCTGATGATTTGATATACGAGTACAGTGATGATAAAACTATTGATGATAAGAATGATGATGATTATGTAGAGCCTGATGCAGATGATGATTATTCTCATATATATGAAGCAAGCAAGCCTCTTTTTGATGCTATATATAATGGTAATATTGAGGATATGCTTAAAGCTATTTCAAATGGCATAGATATAAATTCAAGAAATGAAGAAGGTTTTACTCCTTTACTTTATGCCATTAATTATGATAAATTAGAAGCTATTAAGGCACTTTTAAGTTATAGTAATATTATAGATATAGAAATGCCTCTTAATAATTATACTAATATATATTCTGTAAAAGGAAAGAATTTCAGCGGAGAAGTATTATTTAATGGCACAACTCCTTTACAGTATGCTGTATATAAAGGCAATACTAATGCTGTAAATCTTCTTATAGAAAATGGGGCTGACACAAAGAAAAAAGATTATAACGGATACTGCAGTTTATTTTATGCTTCGGCATTTTCTGATGCTAATATGATACACTTTTTACTCACAAAAGATCCTTCTCTTACAAGAGAAAAATCTTTAAGCGGAAGAACAGTTATGCATTTTTCTGCTTTGTATGGGAATGATGAAGCTATATCATATTATTTATCTAATACATTTTTAAGTATTAATGCCAAAGATAATGAGGGCAATACTCCTTTGCATTGTGCCTGTGAAAAGGGATACTCTTCTACTATTAACTTGCTTGTTCAAAGAGGGGCAAAAACTGACATGAGAAATAATGAAGGATTAACCCCTGCTGATATTGCTGGATAG
- a CDS encoding ankyrin repeat domain-containing protein has translation MKCLLIVTALFIGIYFNIFSFTQNENDLLIAAETSDTVSVRNILNRKDVDVNVRDKYGVTPLMHSVFNKNIYILELLLKNNADTDIKNDSGKTALIYACKLGDFDIIQMLIWYKADINITDNYKSTALMYAANSSTNIITLLAESGVDINAQNLDGKTALMYNILNSADVNMINLFISLGADINIQDIHGYSALMYASILDYRNIVEILIENGADVNKRNNYNKTALTMAEENKNYKMAEILIKYGAVR, from the coding sequence ATGAAGTGCTTATTAATTGTAACAGCTTTATTTATTGGTATATACTTTAATATTTTTTCATTTACCCAAAATGAAAATGATTTACTAATTGCAGCTGAAACTTCGGATACTGTTTCGGTTAGAAATATACTTAACAGAAAAGATGTTGATGTTAATGTGAGAGATAAATACGGTGTTACTCCTTTAATGCATTCTGTATTTAATAAAAATATTTATATATTAGAATTGTTATTAAAAAATAATGCCGATACTGATATAAAAAATGACAGCGGTAAAACTGCTTTAATATATGCATGTAAGCTAGGGGATTTTGATATTATACAAATGCTTATATGGTATAAGGCTGATATCAATATAACTGATAATTATAAATCTACAGCTTTAATGTATGCAGCAAACAGCAGTACTAATATTATAACACTATTAGCAGAATCTGGGGTAGATATTAATGCTCAGAATTTAGACGGAAAAACTGCTTTGATGTATAATATTTTAAATAGTGCTGATGTTAATATGATTAATCTTTTTATTAGTTTAGGAGCGGATATCAATATTCAGGATATTCATGGTTATAGTGCTTTGATGTATGCTTCTATACTTGATTATAGAAATATAGTTGAAATATTAATAGAAAATGGGGCAGATGTAAATAAAAGAAATAATTATAATAAAACCGCTTTAACTATGGCAGAAGAAAATAAAAATTATAAAATGGCAGAGATTTTAATTAAATATGGTGCTGTAAGATAG
- a CDS encoding ankyrin repeat domain-containing protein, with the protein MKNILIILFVFSIFIYGQDIDNIKDYEVLNTIEYDNLYDAIDNNDLEYIKTIISNNADINTRLPDNYEDNLGGATPLLYSIYKNNRYITEFLIENGADLCVKDFKTWNSIMYAAAFSDLYTLSLLAEKDSTLLDTKTEFNVTPLHAASGYNNLEAIMYLCTNSNIDINARDIDGWTPLYYAAHSKSIEAYNLLIILGADSTIADNNNILPETVLTRTIEEENNELRDIDIELFKAIEIDDYRTIRTLINRGANINAKDGYGLSALHLAIKNNSIDSVNTLIANRNINLESKLPEGYFTHLGDNSNDAVYIGKATPLIYAIFKSNGSSKIVNALIRKGADVNAVDEEGWSTFLYAAAFGNTSILRSIVSKNKNLVNSRTKNNVTALHMAVVYDNLENINYLVSRLKVDINAKDDDGWTALYYAAANNKKDAYNLLLRLGADKNIANNEGLKPADVLQ; encoded by the coding sequence ATGAAAAATATTTTAATTATTTTATTTGTTTTTAGTATATTTATTTATGGACAAGATATTGATAATATTAAAGATTATGAAGTTTTAAACACTATAGAATATGATAATCTTTATGATGCTATTGATAATAATGATTTGGAATATATAAAAACAATTATAAGTAATAATGCCGATATTAATACAAGACTTCCTGATAATTATGAGGATAATTTGGGAGGGGCTACTCCTTTGCTGTATTCTATATATAAAAATAACAGATATATAACAGAATTTTTAATAGAAAATGGTGCAGATTTGTGTGTAAAAGATTTTAAAACTTGGAATAGTATAATGTATGCAGCAGCTTTTTCAGATTTGTACACATTGTCACTCTTGGCAGAAAAGGACAGTACTTTACTTGATACAAAAACTGAGTTTAATGTTACTCCGCTTCATGCTGCAAGCGGTTATAATAATCTTGAAGCTATAATGTATTTATGCACCAATTCTAATATAGATATTAATGCAAGAGATATTGACGGCTGGACTCCACTTTATTATGCAGCTCATTCTAAAAGCATAGAGGCATATAATTTGCTTATAATACTTGGTGCTGACAGTACTATTGCTGATAATAATAATATTCTTCCAGAAACTGTTTTAACTAGAACAATAGAAGAAGAAAATAATGAGCTTAGAGATATTGATATTGAGTTATTTAAAGCTATAGAAATTGATGATTATAGAACAATTAGAACTCTTATAAACAGAGGTGCAAATATTAATGCTAAAGACGGATATGGTTTAAGTGCTTTGCATTTGGCTATAAAAAATAATAGTATAGATTCTGTGAATACTCTTATTGCAAATAGAAATATTAATTTGGAATCTAAACTTCCAGAGGGTTATTTTACTCATTTGGGTGATAATTCAAATGATGCTGTATATATAGGTAAAGCTACCCCGCTTATTTATGCTATATTTAAAAGTAACGGCAGCAGTAAAATAGTAAATGCTCTCATAAGAAAGGGTGCCGATGTTAATGCTGTAGATGAGGAGGGCTGGAGTACTTTTTTATATGCCGCTGCCTTTGGAAACACTTCTATATTAAGGAGTATCGTTTCTAAAAATAAAAATCTTGTTAATAGCAGAACAAAAAATAATGTTACAGCACTTCATATGGCTGTAGTTTATGATAATTTGGAGAATATTAATTATTTGGTAAGCCGTCTGAAAGTGGACATTAATGCTAAAGATGATGACGGCTGGACTGCTCTTTATTATGCTGCTGCAAACAATAAAAAAGATGCTTATAATCTTCTATTAAGATTAGGTGCTGATAAAAACATAGCAAATAATGAGGGATTAAAGCCTGCTGATGTTTTACAGTAA
- a CDS encoding tetratricopeptide repeat protein — MKKSFVFLVILVFLLASCASAVKISVEEERYPKIIAEKAYTEFGNKNYKTAIAYYQYIIDNFDRENYSKDVAWAYYEIGFCYYYQNKYEEALTYFDIVINNFTVLPPRILAQKVMQDIYDKKPKLKPVEIIEEEVEIIEENVDS; from the coding sequence GTGAAAAAAAGTTTTGTTTTTTTAGTTATACTTGTTTTTTTATTAGCTTCATGTGCCTCGGCTGTTAAGATATCTGTTGAAGAAGAGAGATATCCTAAAATAATAGCTGAGAAAGCATATACTGAATTTGGTAATAAAAATTACAAGACTGCTATAGCTTATTATCAGTATATAATAGACAATTTTGATAGAGAAAACTATAGTAAGGACGTGGCTTGGGCTTATTATGAAATAGGCTTCTGCTATTATTATCAAAATAAGTATGAAGAGGCTTTAACATATTTTGATATAGTTATAAATAATTTTACAGTTTTACCTCCTAGAATTTTGGCTCAGAAGGTTATGCAGGATATTTATGATAAAAAGCCTAAATTAAAACCTGTAGAGATAATAGAAGAGGAAGTAGAAATTATTGAAGAAAATGTAGACTCATGA
- the rsmA gene encoding 16S rRNA (adenine(1518)-N(6)/adenine(1519)-N(6))-dimethyltransferase RsmA: MLDNLYSKREITEYLKEKSIFPNKNRGQNFLCDRNIAYNIAYTVPKSYSRGELALEIGGGLGALSSMLIDIYKENLTIVEYDNALYNHLKEKFNNINIIHKDILTFDISDSDKQYDVYGNIPYNIASPIMEWLLQKSYGKWNYAVFMVQSDFAERLTAKENTENYSALTLFANFMADVKLEYNVSKEVFYPIPKVTSSIISITPKETDIDMIDIFKSVSKTLFHNRRKTIKNNFINSPYININKNCIDEILKKSDIEGNVRGETLNLDKVIKLSNILKEYID, from the coding sequence ATGTTAGATAATTTATATTCAAAGAGAGAAATAACAGAATATTTAAAAGAGAAATCTATATTTCCAAATAAAAATAGAGGTCAGAATTTTTTATGTGATAGAAATATTGCATATAATATAGCATATACTGTTCCAAAAAGTTACTCAAGAGGTGAATTGGCTTTAGAGATAGGAGGAGGGCTTGGAGCTTTAAGCAGCATGCTTATAGATATATACAAGGAAAATCTTACTATAGTAGAATATGATAATGCCTTGTACAATCATTTGAAAGAAAAATTTAATAATATTAATATAATTCATAAAGATATATTAACTTTTGATATATCAGATTCTGATAAGCAATATGATGTTTACGGTAATATACCATATAATATAGCAAGCCCTATAATGGAATGGCTATTGCAAAAATCTTACGGTAAATGGAACTATGCTGTATTTATGGTTCAAAGTGATTTTGCTGAAAGACTTACAGCTAAAGAGAATACAGAAAATTATTCAGCTTTGACGCTATTTGCCAATTTTATGGCTGATGTAAAACTTGAATATAATGTTTCTAAAGAAGTTTTTTATCCTATTCCAAAAGTTACATCATCTATTATAAGTATTACTCCAAAAGAAACTGATATTGATATGATAGATATATTTAAGTCAGTTTCAAAAACATTATTTCATAATAGAAGAAAGACTATAAAAAATAATTTTATTAATTCTCCATATATTAATATAAATAAAAATTGTATAGATGAAATACTTAAAAAATCAGATATTGAGGGAAATGTCAGAGGTGAAACTTTAAACTTGGATAAAGTAATTAAACTTTCTAATATATTAAAAGAATATATTGATTAA